Sequence from the Paenibacillus tundrae genome:
ACGATAAGTCGTCATCACATCGTAGAGAACAAGTCCAAGACCGCTCGTGACGAACCTATATTTCTGAAAGAAGGATTTCATCTCGGATTTGGGATTAGTGTTATTCCTTATGAGGATCAATTCGTCGATGTAAGACAAGGACCAGACGCATCAAACGCGGATTACTGGCAACTGGACAACGTGACCGAAAATTGGATTTTCACCGATGTTGGAGAATCTACGCGGGGCATCACTTGGCCAAAAGATAAGCAGCTTATTGTGGATGGCAGATCCTTTGCTATTGAGCACGAGCTTCATTTCCCCCAAGGAGGCCGGATTGAGACTAAGCCCATTCGTATCGCTCTAGGGACATGGAATAATTGGCGTGATTTCCGTGCCTTTGCCCAAAGTAATGAAGCTGTGGAAGAGCTAGAGTCCATTCCTCAACTTCAGACGAAGGTGAATCAAGGAAATCCCTTTTTACATGGGACGTTAGAGGTCGAGATCTCAGAGCAAAAGAATGCATTTTTGGAAGGCGAGATTACACTCTCTACTGAAAAAGCTAGTACATCAACGCAGAAACAGTATGTGTCTATAGACCAAGCGTTGAATCGCATTGTAACACCAATGACCTGGCAGTATGGACAAGAAGCAGACTTGATGTCAATGCACTTGAATATGGAAACGTATGAGATCACTCGAGCTCGGTTGGTATTTCCCGGTTTGAACCACCCCGTTAATTATCAGTTGGATGAGACAGAGTATGGTGACGTTCTTACGGTAAGCAACGGTGTTCTCCAATTTCAAGCGAGCAATACCTTTGCACCAACCGTATTTTCTCTGAAGCATCATGGTGTAGAATGGCTAGATTCCTCTTATCCTGAACCTGGGCCAAAATCATGGTGGAACCCTTGGCTTGGTGGCATCTCTAGCGAAATACATGGGTTATCAACGACAAGTATCCTTGGAGAAGAACGTGAAGCAAACTTTATAGCGCTTGAGGATAACCTAGGCAATGCTTGGTCAGGAATTAGAATGAGTGTCAGGATTCAAAAGAATGCAAAATTAAGAGGTCTCGTGCTTCATCATTACTATTTAACCCTGCCAGGTGTACCTGTACTTGCTACGACCATTCGTATAGAGCAGAATATGGGTGTGCCGCTGAAACCTTTCAGTTATATTAATCAATCCTTCTACCGGGCAAGCAATGAACTTACGGATACGAGGATAGATGTGAAAAATGATGCTGGCGAACCCATTACGTACAAGGCTGGAAGGGTGCAATACGGAATCGATGTATCAAGCGGAATGATTCAATATAGCTCACAAGAACGCATAGAACGTCTCACCTTCGTGGCACATCCGGAAATGGACGGAGTTTACTTACGAGTTAATAACCATATTGCTTCGTCAGTAGTAGAGGAAGAACTTGAGCTGCGAGATGGTGAGCAGCATTTCAGTAGACCACAGTTCTATATCATTTCAGATCTGATGGCTCCTGAGGAAGCGTATCAGGACTTACGCAATATTCGTTTTGATCCTATGAAGGTAGAAAGGATAATTCCATGAAGATTATAGATGCACATGTTCATTATTCTAATATTGCAGCTTTCAAAGAGACTGCGGAGACTTTAGCAGCGATTGATTATAGTGAAAAAGGTCTGCTACAAGAATTCGATAAGGCAGGTGTTATTGCTGGGGTGGGCATGGGTGTTACCGAGACTGTTCCAGACGCTTTTCCTGATAGCCATGCGCTTAACCCAATGCTGCTTGATCTGAGTGCAGAGCTTCCTAATCATCTCTATACCTGTATAGGAATTAATCCATTAACTCTACATCTAGAGGGTCAGGTTGAGGCAATAGAACAATCGCTGCGTTCAGAGCATGTGGTGGGTATCAAACTATACGCAGGCTATTATCACTTTAATGTTGGCGACGAGATATATGATCCTATATACAAGCTGGCTTCAGCGTACCAGATGCCTATTGTGATTCACGGAGGACTGACATATTCAGATCGAGGGCTCTTGAAGTATTCACACCCGCTCTCGATGGAAGAGACGTTTCTGAAGCACCGTAATCTGACGTTTATGTTATGTCATTTGGGTGATCCTTGGGTGATGGACACAGCTGCATTGCTGGAGAAAAACCCTAATCTCTACACGGATCTATCCGGATGGATTGTGGGAGATGCGGCGAAGGTTGAGCGGCTTTTACAGGAGCAGACCTATACAGATCATTTCCGCCGTGCCATTGTATTTGCTGAGAAATATGATCGGCTGGTGTTTGGAACCGATTGGCCGCTGGTTCAATTGGAGCCGTATATACAATTTGTAAAGCATCTGATTCCTGAGGCTCATTGGGAGGATGTATTTTATAACAATGCACTGCGTGTGTTTCCAAAGCTTGCGAAGATGATGGAAGAGCTGTAGCAATTAGGTATTTCAGGTATAGTGATCTAAAATGACGAGGAGTACCAAGAAGAAGGAATACAAAGCAGAGGAAGTAGAGAGAGTAAGCCGCCTGAAGGCGGCTTTTTATTATACATATGTGAATTTAAATCAGATAAGAAATTGTGTTCGGTAATGTCGAGGTTTGTCGAGGTCAACAATGTTAGGTATAGTATAATCATATTTAATTGAATTATAAGATGTTACATAAGGAGATAGAGAACGATGCCTACAATATTGGTTGCGGATGATGATGCGAATATCCGCGAACTTGTCTGTTTATTTTTACGGAATGACGGTTTCACGACACTTGAAGCAGAAGATGGCCAACAAGCCCTGAAGGTGTACGGCTCAGCACAAGTAGATCTTGTCGTGCTTGATATTATGATGCCGATCATGGATGGCTGGACACTGTGCAAGGAGCTTCGAAGAGCCAATCCGGATCTTCCGTTATTAATGCTTACCGCAAGAGGAGAGACATGGGAGAAGGTGAAGGGATTTGAACTTGGAACGGATGATTATCTAACCAAACCATTTGACCCCCTGGAGCTCACTGTTCGTGTGAGAGCATTGCTGAAACGTTATAAGATTGGTTCAACACAGATGATTCAGTTTGGCAATGTCATATTAGACCGGCAGACGTATAAAGTGACACGAGGTACAGAATCACTAACATTGCCACTCAAGGAATTCGAATTGTTATATAAGCTCGCGGGAACACCGGGACAAGTCTACACACGAGAGCAGTTAATTGATCAGATCTGGGGCATTGATTATGTCGGAGATGATCGGACGATAGATGTACATATTAAACGATTGCGTGAACGATTCGCGACGACAACTGATTTTCGGATTGAAACGGTGCGTGGGCTAGGATACCGACTTGAGGTCAACGAATGATTCGTTCCTTGTACATACGTGTAGTTCTTACCTTTCTCATCTCAGTCATTGCAGGCACAGTTATCTCGTTTTTTGTATCAATATGGATCTTCCAGGAGCAACTTAATGAGAATGCAAATATTAATTTGCGTAACTTTGGTCAAGATGTCGTGCAGATCTATGAGAGGCTACCGTCATCTGAAGCTGACTTATTCGTTAGTCAAATGAAGCAGCTCGAATCCTATTATATACGGATATATGAAGCCACAGGCGAGTTTACGTCATATGGACATTCTGACCGACATAAGTCGGCTAAGATAACGTCAGAGCAACTACAGACCGTGTTAAATGGAGGCGCCGTGCAAGATACACGAAATGGAATTGCTACGGCTCTCATCGGTTTGCCAGTGAAAACGGACATGGGAACCAAGGCGCTGTTCTTTGAAACACTTGCACCGCCTTCGGCTGCTTTTGTCATATCATGGGGATTAATCTTCGCGACCACTTCCTTAATAACGGGCAGCTTGTTGATACTGATTGCTTCCGTATTTCTAGTTAGACCGATTAAAAAGCTGACCCAAGCTACAAAACGGATTGCAGCAGGAGATTTCAATCTCAAGCTGAACATTAAGCAAAGTGGTGAGCTCGGTACACTGGCGCGTAGTTTTGAAGAAATGACGCATGACCTCCAGCAGCTGGAACAGATGCGGAGGGAGTTTGTCGCGAACGTCTCACATGAGGTTCAATCCCCGCTCACTTCAATTTCTGGCTACGCACAAGCACTTAAGAATGTAAGCCTCGAAGAGCATGAACGCACGCGGTACCTGAATATTATTATTTCGGAAGCGAAGCGGATGTCCAAAATGAGTGATAGCTTGCTTAAGCTGAGTATGCTTGAATCACAGTCGCAGCATATGCGACTTCGTACGCTTAGTCTTGATGAACAGATCCGCAGGGTAATTGTGGCGCTTCAACCTCAGTGGTCAGCTCGTAATATTCATTTTGAACTCAAATTAGAGCCTGTCCAAGTCATGGCTGATCATGATCAATTAGATCAAGTATGGACAAATATCATTGGTAATGGCATCAAATTCTCTAGTGATGGCGGCGCAATCCATGTTCATATGCAACAAGAAAGTGATCAAGTGACTGTGCGCATATCCGATGCGGGAATTGGCATTTCTCTTGAAGACCAAAAACGTATATTCGAACGCTTCTTCAAAGCAGATCGCTCCCATAGTCGTAAATATGAAGGTAGTGGTATGGGACTCGCGATCACCAAGCAGATTGTATCGCTTCATCAAGGTGACATTCGAGTTGAAAGTGTACCTGATCAAGGAACGACTTTCATTGTTACACTGCCAGTGGCAACCACTGCAGATCATTAGATTTGTTTTCATATACAAGTGAACTGCATATCGTTCAGCCAATAGAGGACAGATTTGTACATGTTATGGCTCCTATACAAGCATACTTGCGTGGGAGTTGTAGCATTTCATGCGCCCAATAAATCTGAAATCGTGAACTTAATTGGTGAGCAACCCTACGCTCAAGCTTATATTAAAGAGTATTTAAGTGGTGCCTCGTTTTTGTTTGAAAGGGTTGAACCGGTGAGTATAGAGGAATGTAAATCTAGTTAAGTTGCAGGTATATAGTAGGTTGAATATCTGTAATACGAAAAAATCGCCGCATGGGCGATTTTTCTGCTTATTCGCTATGAATCACAGCTGCTAGCATTTTAGTTATTAGCTATTACTGTTTTTGCAGTCTAATTGAGGTTCGTCTGATCTAGAGATTTCTTCTACGATCTATTAGATCTAATATACTCATTACTGCGAAGACAGCCACTATCGTCAAAATATAAACTAAAAATTCAATCCAGTTTACGTTGTCAAGTGTACCTCGGAACAAGTGATACAACACTTTGGTTGTAGTAACCGCAATAATGCAAAGGACGAGAGTAGTTAATTTTTTCTTCATCAACGATACCTAATAGCCCATTTGGCTCTCTTCAAGCCGCACATGTACTACCTTTCTTTGTTATCTTGTGTCTTTTATTCAATGGATCGACTTAGCCAACTCTACGAGTCTACCAGTATAACACAAGATATGGAAGATAGAGGGGGTGATGAATGAATTTCTGATTGAATAATTTTACAATTTGTCTTAAAACGAATAGATTAATGTCCATTAATCTGAAATATGACGAATGAGCAACAAGCATCCATTCCGATGAATGACATCATTGTTTCAGGCCATTCACTGGATCGTCAGAAGCAGTGTAGTCGTTGCTGAACGAATCTGAGAAAGCTTATTCACCCGTATCTCAAACGGATGGACAACATAACGAATCTCAGACACGTTACAGTATGAAAAACCACAGAAAAAATCCGATTCTTATGCCCAAAAGGCATATTAGCGTGTCAACGATTCGTTAGTATTTCCGGAATGCAATTTTCCTGCAAATAAGGCTGACTGAGTTCGTTAGAAACGCCGGATCATATAGTGTCGTGATGGGGAATTCGAATCTTACGCTTACTAAAGGGCATCGACCAACCTCACTGGTTTACAAGGATTTCAATCGATCATCATACATCAGTTGAATCTGAATGCCGAAGGGATCTTCCACAACGCCATATGCCTTGCTAAATACATTACTGGATAACGGGGCAATGATTTTCACCCGCTGATCAGATACAAGGCTATGGTAGAAACGTTCGATTTCTTCTATATCAGCACTTTGAATACATAATGAAGTGTTATTTCCAACGTGGTATGGCTCATTGATATTCATGGGATCTTCCGCAATCATAATTTTGGTGCTGCCAAGCTGTAAGACGGAATGGGAGATATAATTTCTGTTGTCATCCGTAAGTTGTATCGCGTGATCGCGTTCCGCCATGTCTTGATACGTTACCCGGAATCGTTCTTCTGCGCCAAAATGTGTTTTGTAGAAGTGAATGGCCTCCTTTGCCTTCCCGTTCATGGATAGAAAAATGGCTACCTCTAATGTTGCACTCATCGTATGCATCTCCTTATATATCAGTTAACTCAGGTAGATATGATCTAATCGATTTGATATATCTCCTTGAACTCATTATGCTTGATAAAGGTGTCAAAACATGAAACCTTTATAGGGAGATAATGATGAAAAAATCAGAACGATTAAATGACATGCTTAGATTCTTAAACGATCGTGAGTTTTTTAATTTGCATGATCTGATGGAGAAATATGATATTTCCAAGAGCACAGCCCTACGGGACATTGATTCCTTGGAGCAATTAGGTGTGCCGATCTATGCCGAGTATGGCAGGTATGGGCGGTATGGAATACTGCAGCATCAATTGTTAGCACCGATCCTATTCACCATGGATGAGGTGTATGCACTTTATTTTGCGATGCTCACACTAGACTCCTATCAATCCACACCCTTTCATCTAAGTGTTAAGCAGCTGAACGAGAAGTTCGAAGCCTGTCTATCTCAGAAGCAACTACAGCAGATTCAATTGATGAAAAAAGTCCTGCAATTCGAAGTGAGCCAGCATCACCATGTAAGTTACTATTTGGATCGAATTCTGAAGAGTATTCTTCATGAGAATACTTGTGTGATCCAATATGTGAAAGATCAGCAGAAAACGAGCTACCAAGTTCAATTTTACAAAATATCAGCAAAATTTGGGCAATGGTACGCTAGTGGCATCGACATAAAGGCTCATCAGACGAAGGTATTTCGCTGTGATCGAATCACTTCACTCCAAGAAGAGAATAGTGAAACACAGTACTCTATTGATGATTTACTTCACCGTTCGTTAAACGCATACAAGTCCGATAATAGCATTCAGTATGAGGTTGAGATTACAGAACAGGCTAAAGATCTGTTTTATAAAGAGAATTATCCATCCATGAGTATAGAGCTTGGGGAGAGGACGATCATTAGAGGATATTATAACTCTGGGGAAGAGAGCTTTATCACGAATTATTTCATGAGGTTTGGAAGTTCCATCATTGCGGTGAAGCCGAACTCGTTCAAACAGATGATGGTACAACATATGGAGAATCTTGTGAGCCACTACCTCAAACTTTAATGAGTAGTCGGAGTAGTTACATGTGTCTAGATAACATTTTTCTCATATACTTGTAACTTTGGTAATCTAACTTCCGTCATATAGATTGAGGTGAGAGAATGAGGTCGTTTAAATATGGAGTGAAACTGGTTTGTATATTTCTTGTATCCATAATGTTAACCAGCTGTAGCACTGAGGATGATGGAGAAATGTCGTCATTAGGCGCTTCAGACAGTTCAAGCACTTCATCGCCGTGTGTAACAGGAAACATTAATATGGCGGATTTCCTAATGATTAATGATATTACTTACACATTAAATGATCGAGAGTCAGATGCAACTCCAATTGAGCCTGAGCTCATTGGGGACAAGGTTGGTGAAGTTACATTTACACTGAGTGAACAAGCTTGTTCAGATCATGTTGTGCAAAATGGAGACGCTGCATTCCTTTCAGTCGGTACGTCTATATATGAATTAAATGGTTATCGGCCGCAATTTCGTGTAGTTGCCAATGACAGAATGTATCAGGTGAGTGACAATCCTAAGGCAGAAACGATGGGCGATCTGATGGACATCGAATCTAAAGTAGAGAAGATCAGCTTGGAAAGTGGGAATGATGGAAGTGTAATCGGTGATTTCCCTCAAGAAGCAACATCAGAATTTGTAAACGAGTTATTGCCTTTACCCTATGTTGGCTTTGACGAAGTATATAAAAAAGCAAAACATGACTATGGTATCTTCCTGCGTGTGTATCTTCAAGATGGTACATCTATGCGTATGGTGTATTATCCTAAAGCGAATGCATTCTCGGCAGGAGCGTTTGGAACAGCGCGGTTAAATGAACTAATTGTTACGCAAAGACAACGGATCAAATCCGCGGCAGGCATGTAATGGAGCATATGTAAAAGAGGCTATCTCGATCAACGGGATAGCCTTTTTTTTTAATATTTCCTCAATTAGTCGAGTCAGATTAGCGAAGTTTTGGGAATTAAATATCCTTCATCACATTGTTCATTTGGAACTTCTTAAGTGACTCCGTTGTTGTATGCATATTCTTCAAGTAATCAATTTTGTAGATGCAAGAGTAGAGAACGTTCAATACGTATTCAAAAGCAATCTGTGACGAGAATGTACCAATCTTAGCGAGCTTTTCCTCATCATTAGGTACTCGAATGCAATACGTACTGAGTTTGGCTAACTCACTCTGGTTACTTGCTGTAATGGTGATGAACGGGATATTCTCACGGTTGAAGTGCTGCGCCACTTGAACATAATTCGGTGAGATCCCATGATACGTTAGGAAAATAGCACAATCCTTCGAAGTTAAATTAATGGTGTGATAAATCCATTCAGATAACTCTGTCGCAATGACGACATACTTATTAATTTTAAAACATTTATTTTGAAAACTTTTTGCCCGAATTTGTGAATCCCCCTGTGCATAGATGAAGATCCGATTGGCATTATTCAGCAGATGTGCTGTCTGTGATAGGAGCTCGTCGTCCATATATGCAACGTTCTTTTCAATGGTTTCCTTCATCAGCTCTGCAATCTCTTGTGCCACCTGAAGTGAAGATTCACCTGAGCCAAATGGATAGTTAGGATTCACGTTGGAGATGGACTGTGTACTTTGCTGAAACTCTCGGGCAAGCGTAATGGTAAACTCTTTGAATCCCGTAAGACCTAACTTTTGCGTTAGGCGATGGATGGCCGAGTGAGATGTATATGTTGCTTTGGCGAGCTCTTGAATACTTAGTTGGAGAACATGCTCTTTGTGCTTCAATATGTAGGATGCGATGCTTTGTTCATTCGGTGTAAAGTTCTGCATTTCGGATAACTGCATTAGGATGTTCAACAGGATCACTCCAGCTTCTGTAAATTAACGTGGATCAAAGATTAGAGAATAAACATTTTGTTCAGAAATATACCCGTGTAGCTTGTACATAATGATCGAAAGTACCGTTATCGCGTCAAAGTCTTTACGCAAGACCGTCTTATTCTATAATAAATGAAAAGACTCTGAGGAGGAAACCTTATGTTGAACATTGGATACATCGGTAATGGAAAAAGCACGAATCGATATCATCTTCCGTTCTCACTGAACCGGGATGAGCTGAACGTCAAAACCATTTATGCACGCAGCTTGGAGAAAGCAGAATGGGAGAGAGTACCAGGTGTTCAGTATACGGATGACATTTCATCTCTGATGAACGATCAAGACATTCAATTAATTGTCATCTGTACCCATACAGAGTCACATTACAATTATGCCAAGATGGCACTGGATCATGGCAAACATGTACTCGTTGAGAAGCCTTTTATGTTAACAAAAGAAGAAGCCGTGTCTATTTTCCAATATGCAAAAGAAAAGAATCTGGTCATTCAATGTTATCAAAATAGACGGTATGACTCTGACTTCCTGACAACTAAGAAAGTGATTGAATCCGGCAAGCTTGGGGATCTCCTGGAAGTTGAAATGCATTACGATTATTATCGACCTGAAATACCTAACGCAGTCTCCCAGTTCTCCAAATACAATAGTTATCTATATGGACATGGTGTGCACACGATTGATCAAGTCCTCTCTTATTTCGGTAAACCAGACCGTATCCATTATGATGTTCGTCAGTTGTTAGGCCCCGGCAGAATGAATGATTATTTTGATCTGGACTTCTATTACAATTCACTCAAAGTATCTGTAAAATCAAGCTTTTTCCGTCTGAAGCCAAGGCCAAGCTTTGTGGTATATGGTAAAAAGGGTGTTTTTGTGAAGCAAACAGAGGATCGCCAAGAGGAGCATTTGAAATTATTTTATCTTCCTAAAGGGCATGATGATTTTGGGATTGATCTGCCTCAGCACTATGGCGTGCTTACGTATGTGGATGATGATGGAACGTACCATGAGGAAAAAGTAATTTCCGAAAAAGGCGATTATGCTCGGGTGTATGACGATATTTATCAAGCCATCGTAAATGGCCGAGATAAAGTAATCCGTGACGAAGAAACCATATTAGCCATGGAAATCTTAGAGAATGGCATGAAAGGATGTAGCTAAGATGAAACTAGGAATCGTTGGAGCAGGTATGATTGTTCAGGATCTATTGAGTTTTATTAAGGACATTCCTACTATAACGTTGCAAGCAATAAGCTCTAGACCAAGTCATGAGGAAAAATTACGTTTGCTGCAACAACAATATAGCATTGAGCAAGTGTATTCCAATTATAGTGAGATGTTAAACGATCATGACGTAGATACGGTGTATATCGGACTGCCGAATCACCTTCATTACGATTATGCCAAAGAAGCGTTGTCACACGGCAAACATGTCATTTGCGAGAAACCTTTTACATCGAATCTGTCCGAGTTCCTGGAACTGAAAGAGTTAGCTGAGCAGAAACAGTTAATTCTGGTCGAAGCGATAACCAATCAATATTCAAAAAACTACCTGTCCATGAAGGATCACATCCCTCAATTAGGAGATATCAAAATTGTCGAATGTAATTACTCACAATACTCATCACGTTATGCTGCTTTCCAAGCAGGCGAGGTCTTGCCAGCATTTAATCCAGAGATGTCTGGTGGGGCATTAATGGATATTAACTTATATAACATTCACCTCGTTGTAGGTCTGTTCGGCAGTCCTGAGAGAGTAGAATACTGGCCTAACATGGAGCGAGACATTGATACATCAGGCATTTTGTTCCTAGATTACGGTGATTTCAAGTGTGTCTGCATAGGTTCTAAAGATAGCACAGCTCCCAATTCCGTAAACATTCAAGGAAACAAAGGGTATATTCATATGGCAAGTTCTGCGAATATCGTCGATAGCTATAATTATGTCCTTAATAAGCAAGAGCCGATCCGTGTAGATCAAAAAGATCATGCTCATCGTATGTATGATGAATTCGTGGAATTTGATCGAATGATTCGTGAGCTGGATTGGAACAAAGCAGCTCAAATGCTTGAGCATAGTGAAAAAGTAATGCAGGTTGTAGAGCAGGCCAAGCAATCAGCCAATCTTGTTTTTGGTTCGGATCGATTACGCCACTAATAAAGAGCAACAGAGTTGACAATAGATTCAGACGACTTGACCGTATCCTGGTATGTTACCGGGAGCGGTCTTTGTTTTTTTGAAAGTAACAGTGTAAACAGAGGAGTGGAAGTATGATAACTGATCCATATTTCCCTTCGCAAACCTACATCTCTGGGTTATATTAGAGGTTGTATAATATTGGAAAGGTGCCGATTTAGATCTCTTAAGGTGAAACAGACTTACGAACAATAATTAAAGAGGGTGGATTATCTTGAAGATATATCTAGTAAGACATGGCGCGGATGAGGAAGGATATCGCGGTGGCTGGAGCCAACGTGGGTTAGTTGAAAAGGGGATCATACAAGTATCCATACTGTAACGAAAGCAAATGAAGGTTGGAAAATGAGTGAAATGAATATAAGAAATCATTTGAATGGAATGTAAATTTTCAATGTTATAGCGTTCTATCTCACACTACACAGAGTTTCAAGCAACCTTGGTTAAGGAGTATTTATGAATAATAATAAGACAGCTGTTGAAGATCTAAGATTAATTAGTGTGTTGGTGCTTGCAACGCTATGTTGTCTTGGGTTGGCTCATTATTTACGTGTCCAGTCAGACAAGAACATGTTCAACTTCCTGAGCTGGGATGTGTTCTTAGCATGGGTTCCTTTCATTTTATCGACTATTATCAGATATATATCCAGTAAAAAGATAACTAAGCTCAGCCTTATTGGCATAGGACTGCTGAGTGTTGTTTGGCTTTTCTTCCTTCCGAATTCTGCGTATCTGTTCACGGAAATAATACATTCATTTCGATATTTGGATGCACAAGGGGAAGCAAGATTTTGGTTCCAAATGGACTTCTGGTATAGTCTGACGGTAACCTTTGGAGTAGCTATCATTGGTCTATTCCTCTCCATATGTTCAATACATCAAGTTCACCGATTGTTAAATCGAATGATGAGCAGAGTGAGTAGCATGTTGATTATTGCTGTTATTATTCTGCTGAGTAGTTTAGGTGTATATATTGGGCGATTCAATCGATGGAACAGTTGGGATTTATTATCTCAACCTGAACAGATTCTGAGAGATCTCATGACGGATATAAGCTCGGGACGAGGTATATTAATAGAATTTGTTGCTATTCTGTTTACAATCCAAGTTTTTGGATACGTGATTATAGGTTTGTTGACTGCGAGATCGAGTAAGCAAGAAGAGAGATCTAATAATCACTAGAATAATATTTGGCAAACAGTATTGCAGTAACTGATAAACTTGAATTAGGAGCGTGAGTAGATGACGAACGATTTTTATTGTGACGAGGTATTGAACGGTAAAACAAAAGTAACGACCGTAATGGAAACCGAAATCATTAATTAGTCTAATGAAAGAGCAGGATCATATGTTGTTAATTGAGATGATGGAAGTTGTTTCACAGGTTTCTGCAAGATTAATCTCCGAATACGGGGCGAGCAAAATTGTCACGAATATAGGAAAGTATCAAGATTCCAAGCATCTACATTGGCATGTTGTGTACGGAGAAACAATAAGAAATTAATAGAGATAACAGAGGATGATCCAGTGTTGTGGAGGTGAGGGATAGATGTATGCTAAGGATTACCGATATATTGGGATGAAGATCATCGCAGTTTTCGTCTCGACACTAATCTTGAGTTTGTATGGATCTTGGAGAGCCTATACACCCGAATCTGATCGAGTATCTGACGTAGGCTATTATTCCTTCGGTGGAATATTTGCCATCCAAGTCGTTCCGTTATTCTTTGTGTTTATCATTATAGGCTTAATGGTGTCTCCATTTATTGATACAATGATATTTAATAAATTCCATTCTAAAGGTGTAAAAGGGTTATTAACGTTCGTAATCGCTTATCTATTGCTTGGTGTAGTCAGTGGAATAATGATCTCCATTTTCTTTCGTAGAGTGGATTCAATTCTATTTTTCAGTACCCTTTCAATTACTGGTGCAATGATTTTTCTCGTCGTTCAATTAGTATTGCAAGGCATGTTTCATAACCGCAGAGCTATGGATGATCCAAAGCAAAACGTCTAAACAACTTATGGATTTAAAAAGTCACCCAACGGTGGCTTTTTTAGTGTTTTATTTGTTAATTACAAAATTTGCAACTTTATCATTGATCATCGCGTTATGTTTATGTGGTCATATATGCAAGTATTTAGACTAGGAGGTATATCTATCATGTCCAATAAACAGAATCACCGTATGAACTCATTTCGCCAAACACGATTAATT
This genomic interval carries:
- a CDS encoding DUF1361 domain-containing protein, with protein sequence MNNNKTAVEDLRLISVLVLATLCCLGLAHYLRVQSDKNMFNFLSWDVFLAWVPFILSTIIRYISSKKITKLSLIGIGLLSVVWLFFLPNSAYLFTEIIHSFRYLDAQGEARFWFQMDFWYSLTVTFGVAIIGLFLSICSIHQVHRLLNRMMSRVSSMLIIAVIILLSSLGVYIGRFNRWNSWDLLSQPEQILRDLMTDISSGRGILIEFVAILFTIQVFGYVIIGLLTARSSKQEERSNNH
- a CDS encoding Gfo/Idh/MocA family protein — its product is MKLGIVGAGMIVQDLLSFIKDIPTITLQAISSRPSHEEKLRLLQQQYSIEQVYSNYSEMLNDHDVDTVYIGLPNHLHYDYAKEALSHGKHVICEKPFTSNLSEFLELKELAEQKQLILVEAITNQYSKNYLSMKDHIPQLGDIKIVECNYSQYSSRYAAFQAGEVLPAFNPEMSGGALMDINLYNIHLVVGLFGSPERVEYWPNMERDIDTSGILFLDYGDFKCVCIGSKDSTAPNSVNIQGNKGYIHMASSANIVDSYNYVLNKQEPIRVDQKDHAHRMYDEFVEFDRMIRELDWNKAAQMLEHSEKVMQVVEQAKQSANLVFGSDRLRH